The following are from one region of the Penaeus chinensis breed Huanghai No. 1 chromosome 5, ASM1920278v2, whole genome shotgun sequence genome:
- the LOC125025395 gene encoding cuticle protein CP14.6-like: MKFVVLALLAAAASAAPQYEYAAPQPQYSSKEVVAILRDDRVMEDDGRYNFDVETANGIAVSEAGSLGVTGAINSAGYFAYTAPDGTPVRLQFVADENGFQPQGAHLPVAPAFPHPIPQFVLDQIAFAAEEDARKAREGKVSAPSNGYGVPL, translated from the exons ATGAAGTTT GTGGTCCTCGCTCTCCTGGCCGCCGCAGCCAGCGCTGCTCCTCAGTACGAGTATGCTGCTCCTCAGCCGCAGTACTCCTCCAAGGAAGTGGTCGCCATCTTGCGGGACGACCGTGTGATGGAGGACGACGGCAGGTACAACTTCGACGTCGAGACTGCTAACGGAATCGCCGTTTCTGAGGCCGGGTCTCTCGGGGTTACGGGAGCCATCAACAGCGCTGGATATTTCGC CTACACCGCCCCAGACGGCACCCCCGTCCGCCTCCAGTTCGtggctgacgagaacggcttccagcctcaGGGCGCCCACCTGCCCGTGGCCCCCGctttcccccacccgatccctcagttcgtcctcgaccagatcgccttcgccgccgaggaggacgcGAGGAAGGCTCGCGAAGGAAAGGTCTCTGCTCCTTCAAATGGCTACGGAGTTCCCCTGTAA
- the LOC125025393 gene encoding cuticle protein AMP1A-like isoform X1, which produces MTGRASRLSLSHIQQLSLSASVYRSFFLSSLSPYSIFRFYCLFIFRKTEKTCILGDTNVILSLVLAVAAAAPQYGRQDSSEKEAPILRDERIQEDDGRYNFDVETGNGITLSQSGSPVAEGAIASAGQFSYTAPDGTPVSLKFVADENGFQPQSDLLPVAPEFPHPIPDFVLRQIEFAQQQEAARAREGGRSYE; this is translated from the exons ATGACAGGACGAGCTTCACGGTTATCGCTTAGTCACATTCAGCAGCTTTCTCTTTCAGCCTCTGTCTATCGcagcttcttcctttcttctctttcaccttatTCTATTTTTAGGTTTTATTGCCTCTTTATCTTTAGGAAGACGGAGAAAACCTGTATTCTTGGGGACACtaac GTAATTCTCTCCCTCGTCCTGGCCGTGGCCGCCGCCGCCCCTCAGTACGGCCGCCAAGACAGCTCGGAGAAGGAGGCGCCCATCCTCCGGGACGAGCGCATCCAGGAGGACGACGGAAGGTACAACTTCGACGTCGAGACAGGCAACGGCATCACCCTCTCGCAGTCCGGTTCTCCCGTGGCCGAGGGAGCCATCGCCAGCGCCGGCCAGTTCTC CTACACCGCTCCCGACGGCACTCCCGTCAGCCTCAAGTTCGTggccgacgagaacggcttccagccccagtccgacctcctgcccgtggcccccgagttcccccacccgatccccgACTTCGTCCTGAGACAGATCGAGTTCGCCCAACAGCAGGAGGCTGCCCGTGCCCGCGAGGGAGGCAGGTCTTATGAATAA
- the LOC125025393 gene encoding cuticle protein AMP1A-like isoform X2 gives MKTVILSLVLAVAAAAPQYGRQDSSEKEAPILRDERIQEDDGRYNFDVETGNGITLSQSGSPVAEGAIASAGQFSYTAPDGTPVSLKFVADENGFQPQSDLLPVAPEFPHPIPDFVLRQIEFAQQQEAARAREGGRSYE, from the exons GTAATTCTCTCCCTCGTCCTGGCCGTGGCCGCCGCCGCCCCTCAGTACGGCCGCCAAGACAGCTCGGAGAAGGAGGCGCCCATCCTCCGGGACGAGCGCATCCAGGAGGACGACGGAAGGTACAACTTCGACGTCGAGACAGGCAACGGCATCACCCTCTCGCAGTCCGGTTCTCCCGTGGCCGAGGGAGCCATCGCCAGCGCCGGCCAGTTCTC CTACACCGCTCCCGACGGCACTCCCGTCAGCCTCAAGTTCGTggccgacgagaacggcttccagccccagtccgacctcctgcccgtggcccccgagttcccccacccgatccccgACTTCGTCCTGAGACAGATCGAGTTCGCCCAACAGCAGGAGGCTGCCCGTGCCCGCGAGGGAGGCAGGTCTTATGAATAA